The Pelagibacterium halotolerans B2 genome has a segment encoding these proteins:
- the polA gene encoding DNA polymerase I, whose translation MHLVLVDGSSFIFRAYHALPPLTRKSDGLPVGAVSGFSNMIFKLTEDLKGENEPTHFAVIFDYSGTSFRNELYDQYKAHRPEAPEDLIPQFPLTRAATRAFCLPSIEQEGYEADDIIATYACQMRDRGGKVTIVSSDKDLMQLIDDDHVQMLDTIARPGQPPMRWMGPEEVMKKFGVTPDKVVDVQSLCGDPVDNVPGIPGIGVKTAALLINEYGDLETLLARASEIKQQKRRESIIEHADLARISKKLVQLDCNMPLDVPLDDLVRQPLEAKTLIPFLKAMEFTSITRRVASVLEIDPDDFEPDAELAAKGASIPGAIDVSDGPAPASGVAGPDAHAEKVLEAIRAIPCNLDDYEIVRDETALANWIADIVATGHVAVDTETTGLDNQAADLVGICLSTRPGKACYIPLGHTTGNDDMFGGGRAEGQMDMRLALDMLRPVLEDPAILKIGQNVKYDMGIFARYAITMAPIDDTLLMSYALDGARNNGMDALALRWLDHTCLKFTDLAGTGKNQLTFDKLEIEPAAKYAAEDADITLRLWHILKPRLVAQGVTTVYETLDRPLTPVLARMEARGVSVDRQILSRLSGDFAQRAAALEETAYELAGEKFNLGSPKQLGDILFGKMGLEGGTKTKTGAWATGASVLDDLAAQGVPLAQTILDWRGVTKLRSTYTDALPSYINERTKRVHTSYNQASVATGRLSSNEPNLQNIPIRTEDGRKIRTAFIAAPGNLLISADYSQIELRVLAHIADIDALKDAFEEGLDIHAMTASEMFGVPIEDMDPMVRRRAKAINFGIIYGISAFGLANQLGIARSEAGEYIKTYFARFPGIQDYMAEQRRIVKAQGYVSTIFGRKIPFENVNTKNPSERAFIERASINAPIQGSAADIIRRAMIRMERILTEENVPADMLLQVHDELIFEAPADKAEQAIPIIKRVMEGAAEPALRLSVPLQVDAKAAENWEAAH comes from the coding sequence ATGCATCTCGTCCTCGTCGACGGCTCGTCCTTCATCTTCCGCGCCTATCACGCGCTGCCGCCCTTGACGCGCAAGTCCGACGGTCTGCCGGTCGGCGCCGTCTCGGGCTTTTCCAACATGATCTTCAAGCTCACCGAGGATCTCAAGGGCGAGAACGAGCCCACCCATTTCGCTGTGATCTTCGATTATTCGGGCACCAGTTTCAGAAACGAGCTTTACGACCAGTACAAGGCCCACCGCCCCGAGGCGCCCGAGGATCTGATCCCCCAGTTCCCGCTCACCCGCGCCGCCACCCGCGCCTTCTGCCTGCCCTCGATCGAGCAGGAGGGCTACGAGGCCGACGACATCATCGCCACCTATGCCTGCCAGATGCGCGATCGCGGCGGCAAGGTCACCATCGTCTCCTCCGATAAGGATCTGATGCAGCTCATCGACGACGATCACGTCCAGATGCTCGATACCATCGCCCGCCCGGGCCAGCCCCCCATGCGCTGGATGGGTCCCGAGGAGGTGATGAAAAAATTCGGCGTCACCCCCGACAAGGTCGTCGACGTCCAGTCCCTGTGCGGCGATCCGGTCGATAACGTCCCCGGCATTCCCGGCATCGGGGTGAAAACCGCCGCCCTGCTCATTAACGAATATGGCGATCTCGAAACCCTTCTGGCCCGCGCTTCGGAGATCAAGCAGCAAAAGCGCCGCGAATCGATCATCGAACACGCCGATCTGGCCCGCATTTCCAAAAAGCTCGTCCAGCTCGATTGCAACATGCCGCTCGACGTGCCGCTGGACGATCTGGTCCGCCAGCCCCTCGAAGCCAAAACGCTGATCCCGTTTCTCAAGGCCATGGAGTTCACCTCCATCACCCGCCGCGTCGCCAGCGTGCTCGAAATCGACCCCGACGATTTCGAGCCCGATGCCGAACTGGCCGCCAAGGGCGCCTCGATCCCCGGCGCGATCGATGTGTCCGATGGCCCCGCCCCCGCCTCGGGCGTGGCCGGCCCCGATGCCCACGCCGAAAAAGTGCTGGAGGCCATCCGCGCCATCCCCTGCAATCTCGACGATTACGAGATCGTCCGCGACGAAACCGCGCTCGCCAACTGGATCGCCGATATCGTCGCGACGGGCCATGTCGCCGTCGATACCGAAACCACCGGGCTCGACAACCAGGCCGCCGATCTGGTCGGCATCTGCCTGTCAACCCGTCCCGGCAAGGCGTGCTATATCCCCCTCGGCCACACCACCGGCAATGACGACATGTTCGGCGGCGGCCGAGCCGAAGGCCAGATGGATATGCGCCTCGCCCTCGATATGCTGCGCCCGGTGCTGGAAGACCCGGCAATCCTCAAGATCGGCCAGAACGTCAAATACGACATGGGCATTTTTGCCCGCTATGCGATCACCATGGCCCCCATCGACGATACGCTTCTGATGAGCTACGCGCTCGATGGCGCCCGCAACAACGGCATGGACGCGCTGGCCCTGCGCTGGCTCGATCACACCTGCCTCAAATTCACCGACCTCGCCGGCACCGGCAAGAACCAGCTCACCTTCGACAAGCTCGAAATCGAGCCCGCCGCGAAATACGCCGCCGAAGACGCCGATATCACCCTGCGCCTCTGGCATATCCTCAAGCCCCGCCTTGTCGCCCAGGGCGTCACCACGGTTTACGAAACCCTCGATCGCCCATTGACCCCGGTCCTCGCCCGCATGGAAGCGCGCGGCGTGTCGGTCGATCGCCAGATCCTCTCGCGCCTCTCGGGCGATTTCGCCCAGCGCGCCGCCGCGCTGGAAGAAACCGCATACGAATTGGCCGGCGAAAAGTTCAATCTCGGCTCCCCCAAGCAATTGGGCGATATCCTGTTCGGCAAGATGGGCCTCGAAGGTGGCACAAAGACCAAGACCGGCGCCTGGGCCACGGGCGCCTCCGTGCTCGACGATCTGGCCGCGCAAGGCGTGCCCCTGGCCCAGACCATTCTCGATTGGCGCGGCGTCACCAAATTGCGCTCGACCTACACCGACGCGCTGCCCTCCTATATCAATGAGCGCACCAAGCGCGTCCACACCTCATACAACCAGGCTTCGGTCGCCACCGGGCGCCTCTCGTCCAACGAACCGAACCTGCAAAACATCCCCATCCGCACCGAGGATGGCCGCAAGATCAGGACCGCGTTCATCGCCGCGCCGGGCAATCTTCTGATTTCTGCCGATTACTCCCAGATCGAGCTGCGCGTTCTCGCCCACATCGCCGATATCGATGCGCTCAAGGACGCCTTCGAGGAGGGCCTGGACATTCACGCCATGACGGCGTCCGAAATGTTCGGCGTGCCCATCGAGGACATGGACCCCATGGTCCGCCGCCGCGCCAAGGCGATCAATTTCGGCATCATCTACGGCATTTCCGCCTTCGGCCTCGCCAACCAGCTCGGCATCGCCCGGTCCGAGGCCGGGGAGTACATAAAAACCTATTTCGCCCGCTTCCCCGGCATTCAGGATTACATGGCCGAACAGCGCCGCATCGTGAAGGCCCAGGGCTACGTCTCGACGATCTTCGGCCGCAAAATCCCGTTCGAAAACGTCAACACCAAAAACCCGTCGGAACGCGCCTTCATCGAACGCGCCTCGATCAACGCCCCCATCCAGGGCTCGGCGGCAGATATCATCCGCCGCGCCATGATCCGCATGGAACGCATTTTGACCGAGGAAAATGTCCCCGCCGATATGCTCCTGCAGGTCCACGACGAACTGATTTTCGAGGCCCCGGCAGACAAGGCCGAACAGGCCATCCCGATCATCAAGCGCGTGATGGAAGGGGCGGCGGAACCGGCGCTGAGGCTGTCAGTGCCGTTGCAGGTGGATGCCAAGGCTGCGGAGAATTGGGAAGCGGCGCATTAG
- the rpmI gene encoding 50S ribosomal protein L35, with translation MPKMKTKSGAKKRFKVTATGKVMAGPAGKRHRLISHNAKYIRSNRGTSTLSEPDTKIVKKYMPYDR, from the coding sequence ATGCCCAAGATGAAGACCAAGTCTGGCGCCAAGAAGCGCTTCAAGGTGACGGCAACCGGTAAGGTCATGGCTGGCCCCGCCGGCAAGCGCCACCGCCTTATCAGCCACAACGCCAAGTACATCCGCTCCAATCGCGGTACCTCGACGCTTTCCGAGCCCGATACCAAGATTGTCAAGAAGTACATGCCGTACGACCGGTAA
- the rplT gene encoding 50S ribosomal protein L20, with protein MSRVKRGVTAHARHKKVIKAAKGYYGRRSTNYRSAVQAVEKAGQYAYRDRKQKKRNFRALWIQRINAAVRSHGLTYGRFIDGLSKAEVAVDRKVLADLAVREPAAFEALVAKAKEALAYLGDVEATTHERISA; from the coding sequence ATGTCCCGCGTTAAAAGAGGCGTTACCGCCCACGCCCGCCACAAGAAGGTGATCAAGGCCGCAAAAGGCTATTACGGTCGCCGTTCCACCAATTACCGCTCTGCCGTACAGGCCGTCGAGAAGGCCGGCCAGTATGCCTATCGCGACCGCAAGCAGAAAAAGCGCAATTTCCGCGCCCTGTGGATCCAGCGCATCAACGCCGCCGTGCGCAGCCACGGGCTGACCTATGGTCGATTTATCGACGGCCTCAGCAAGGCTGAGGTTGCTGTGGACCGCAAGGTTCTGGCCGATCTGGCAGTGCGCGAACCGGCAGCTTTCGAAGCGCTGGTTGCCAAGGCCAAGGAAGCCCTTGCCTATCTGGGCGACGTCGAAGCGACCACACACGAGCGCATTTCCGCCTAA
- the pheS gene encoding phenylalanine--tRNA ligase subunit alpha, whose protein sequence is MSDEIADLSQSIHAAIANAQDEAALEAVRVSALGKKGSISALLATLGKMTPEERKEKGPAINGLKAEIGAAIETRREALAAAALEKRLASEKLDVTLPLRPAPTATGRIHPVSQVIDEITAIFSDMGFAIAEGPDVETDYYNFTALNFPEGHPAREMHDTFFFEPDAEGNRKLLRTHTSPVQVRTMEQGEPPIRIVIPGRTYRNDSDQTHTPMFHQVEGLVIDKQSHIGQLRWVLEEFLKAFFEVESVTTRFRPSFFPFTEPSMEVDVQCDRSGNEVKIGEGNDWLEILGCGMVHPNVIRAGGLDPEIYQGFAWGMGIDRLAMLKYGMPDLRAFFDADKRWLDHYGFRPLDLPTLFGGLSS, encoded by the coding sequence ATGTCCGACGAGATCGCCGACCTCAGCCAATCGATCCACGCCGCCATTGCAAATGCGCAGGACGAAGCCGCGCTCGAAGCTGTGCGCGTTTCGGCATTGGGTAAGAAGGGGTCGATCTCGGCGCTGCTGGCCACGCTGGGAAAAATGACCCCGGAGGAACGCAAGGAAAAAGGCCCCGCGATCAACGGGCTCAAGGCCGAGATCGGCGCCGCCATCGAAACCCGGCGCGAGGCGCTGGCTGCAGCCGCGCTCGAAAAGCGCCTGGCCAGCGAAAAGCTCGATGTGACCCTGCCGCTGCGCCCGGCCCCCACCGCCACAGGACGCATCCATCCGGTGAGCCAGGTGATCGACGAGATCACGGCGATCTTTTCGGACATGGGATTTGCGATTGCCGAGGGGCCGGACGTCGAGACCGACTATTATAATTTCACCGCGCTCAATTTTCCCGAAGGCCATCCGGCGCGGGAGATGCACGACACGTTCTTTTTCGAGCCCGATGCGGAGGGGAACCGCAAGCTGTTGCGCACCCACACCTCGCCGGTGCAGGTGCGCACCATGGAACAGGGCGAGCCGCCGATCCGCATCGTCATTCCCGGCCGCACCTACCGCAACGACAGCGACCAGACCCACACCCCCATGTTCCATCAGGTCGAGGGGCTGGTGATCGACAAGCAGAGCCATATCGGGCAGTTGCGTTGGGTGCTCGAAGAATTCCTGAAGGCGTTTTTCGAGGTCGAGAGCGTTACGACCCGGTTCCGTCCGAGCTTTTTCCCCTTCACCGAGCCGTCCATGGAAGTGGACGTGCAATGCGACCGCTCGGGCAATGAGGTGAAAATCGGGGAAGGCAATGACTGGCTGGAAATTCTGGGCTGCGGCATGGTGCACCCCAATGTGATCCGGGCCGGCGGGCTGGACCCGGAAATCTATCAGGGCTTTGCCTGGGGCATGGGGATCGATCGGCTTGCCATGCTCAAATACGGCATGCCCGATCTGCGCGCGTTTTTCGATGCCGACAAGCGCTGGCTCGACCATTACGGGTTCCGCCCGCTCGACCTGCCGACATTGTTCGGAGGGCTGTCGAGCTAG
- a CDS encoding ureidoglycolate lyase, which produces MGERPILRAMSNLIGPRMISIEPLTPDAFAPYGTALGFAARHTPDTAFFSPASDFWHEHGFASGETKTEILWVVYRSSDPTIARLEAHLATEQALIPLTGSIVHIVARSAPDGAPDPQTVRAFAIAPGQGIVMAKDCWHATRVFAGDVTCAMLTRASTTKDLVAHLQTGAPLTESRYADIAISIGNGEKR; this is translated from the coding sequence GTGGGCGAACGCCCCATCCTGCGCGCCATGTCCAATCTTATCGGTCCCCGGATGATCTCCATCGAACCCCTCACGCCAGACGCCTTCGCCCCCTATGGCACCGCGCTCGGTTTCGCCGCCCGCCACACCCCCGACACCGCCTTTTTCTCCCCGGCCTCCGATTTCTGGCACGAGCACGGCTTTGCCTCCGGCGAGACGAAAACCGAAATCCTCTGGGTGGTCTATCGCAGCTCCGATCCGACCATCGCCCGGCTCGAAGCCCATCTCGCCACCGAACAGGCCCTCATCCCCCTCACCGGCTCCATCGTCCATATCGTTGCCCGCTCGGCCCCCGATGGCGCGCCCGATCCGCAAACGGTCAGGGCCTTCGCCATCGCGCCGGGGCAGGGCATCGTCATGGCAAAAGACTGCTGGCACGCCACCCGCGTCTTCGCCGGCGATGTCACCTGCGCCATGCTCACCCGCGCATCGACCACAAAGGACCTCGTCGCCCACCTCCAGACCGGCGCCCCGCTCACCGAAAGCCGCTACGCCGATATCGCCATATCGATCGGGAACGGGGAAAAACGATAA
- a CDS encoding DUF4365 domain-containing protein — MKITAEHKLAHKAVLAVSSIFSGAGALSEVVQNDYGEDLIVQTTLGDSADNFTILVQVKGTRKAVSPDGKLRMRFDVNHLFRWAAHIQPVLVCVYSDISEKTYAFSPRSVVSLWEMATSPYDSKTIKLSSGDELDIHSALRFLWDCRIEYYSRMLAWRIANAPQEYGIENVTYLRKHNSEVSLILFSFLKDTSIVVGDVEFSESFKDKVSNATHSLAADPDMKPKNAIMLAILGHIESTTNARGIPGQLAEHLTEMVIQIYGLNYPEQWAEIVNLFTSVE; from the coding sequence GTGAAAATCACCGCTGAACACAAGCTCGCACATAAGGCTGTCTTGGCCGTATCGAGTATATTTTCGGGTGCTGGCGCGTTAAGCGAAGTAGTTCAGAACGATTATGGCGAGGACCTAATTGTTCAAACAACCCTGGGCGATTCTGCCGACAATTTCACGATTTTGGTGCAGGTTAAAGGGACCCGAAAAGCCGTTTCGCCGGATGGAAAGCTGCGTATGCGGTTTGACGTCAACCACCTCTTCCGGTGGGCGGCCCATATTCAGCCGGTCTTGGTTTGCGTGTATTCCGACATTAGCGAAAAAACGTATGCATTCTCACCTCGTTCCGTCGTCAGCCTATGGGAGATGGCAACCAGCCCTTACGATTCAAAAACGATAAAACTGAGTAGCGGGGATGAGCTCGATATTCACAGTGCCTTACGCTTCTTGTGGGACTGCCGAATTGAGTATTATTCGCGCATGCTGGCTTGGCGCATCGCAAATGCGCCGCAAGAATATGGCATTGAAAATGTTACCTACCTTCGTAAGCACAATTCTGAGGTTAGCCTGATTTTATTTAGCTTTCTAAAAGATACATCAATTGTAGTCGGAGATGTTGAGTTTTCTGAATCTTTTAAAGACAAAGTTTCCAACGCTACCCACTCGCTTGCTGCAGACCCCGACATGAAGCCTAAAAATGCTATTATGCTTGCTATTTTGGGACATATTGAAAGCACTACAAATGCCCGTGGAATCCCGGGACAGCTTGCAGAACATTTGACCGAAATGGTTATTCAAATTTATGGATTAAATTATCCGGAACAATGGGCCGAAATAGTGAACCTTTTCACTTCTGTAGAATAA
- a CDS encoding DUF2442 domain-containing protein, whose protein sequence is MTTLVLEIEDTKPVSAQCDDTHLHVELADGREVSTPLWWYPRLVAASPQARNVIELMPMGLHWPEIDEDISIASMIRGQKAPGSTPT, encoded by the coding sequence ATGACTACTTTGGTGCTTGAAATCGAGGATACCAAACCGGTCTCTGCTCAATGCGACGATACGCATCTGCATGTGGAACTGGCCGACGGACGCGAGGTTTCCACGCCATTGTGGTGGTATCCCAGGCTGGTAGCGGCATCGCCGCAAGCGCGCAACGTTATAGAATTGATGCCCATGGGGCTTCATTGGCCCGAAATCGACGAAGACATTTCAATTGCCTCAATGATCCGGGGCCAGAAGGCGCCAGGCTCCACGCCCACTTGA
- the pheT gene encoding phenylalanine--tRNA ligase subunit beta, giving the protein MKFTLSWLKEHLETTATNAEIIDTLTMVGLEVEEVTDSGAALKDFVTAHVVSAEQHPNADKLRVCKVDAGTGELIDVVCGAPNARTGMKSVFAFAGTYIPGKDITIGKGNIRGQVSNGMLCSNAELELSDDHDGIIELPEDAPIGVPYPDYAGINEVVIDVGLTPNRGDCAGVHGIARDLAAAGLGQLKDTSVEAVPATAGASPIAVRVDGDICRMFSGRLVRNVTNGPSPQWMQDRLRAVGLRPINALVDITNYVSLDRARPLHVYDADKLTGNIAARMGRTGESFAALDGKTYAVDETMCVIADDQKVLGLGGIIGGEETGSSDETTNVFIECAWFEPTAIAAAGRKTGINSDARYRFERTVDPESVKPGIELATRLVMELCGGEPAETVIAGHVGSPGTVIDFPFSEIERLTGLTVAADEATAILTRLGFEVSGSGEVVRVGVPSWRPDVTMKADLVEEVMRIVGVDRVPVEPLPRLSGVAPKMLTPIQNRRRIARRALAARGMDEAMTWSFISTDFAQAFGGGSPQLRLANAIASDMTDMRPSLLPGLLSGAARNGNRGFDDVALFEVGQVFLSDAPEGQRNYATGIRTGTAGPSGAGRHWQGKADKVGVYDAKADLGAVLDALGVDIDKVQVVAEPAQWSHPGRGGRIQLGPKLILGWFGELHPVMAEKFDLDGPVAAFEIDLDALPEPRKKATKARPPLALSALQPVRRDFAFVVDTNVEAAGLLRAARGADKALISDVTIFDVFAGAHVGEGNKSVAIEVTLQPRDKTLTDEEIEAVAGKIVAAVEKATGGVLRG; this is encoded by the coding sequence ATGAAATTCACGCTTTCCTGGCTCAAGGAACACCTGGAGACCACGGCCACCAACGCCGAAATCATCGACACGCTGACCATGGTGGGTCTGGAGGTCGAGGAGGTGACCGATAGCGGCGCGGCCCTGAAGGACTTCGTGACCGCCCATGTGGTGAGCGCCGAACAGCACCCCAATGCGGACAAGCTGCGGGTGTGCAAGGTCGACGCGGGCACCGGCGAATTGATCGACGTGGTGTGCGGCGCGCCCAATGCGCGCACGGGAATGAAATCGGTCTTTGCGTTCGCGGGCACCTATATCCCGGGCAAGGACATCACCATTGGCAAGGGCAATATCCGCGGCCAGGTCAGTAACGGCATGCTGTGCTCGAATGCGGAGCTGGAACTGTCCGACGATCATGACGGGATCATCGAGTTGCCCGAAGATGCGCCCATTGGCGTGCCCTATCCCGACTATGCGGGGATAAACGAGGTGGTGATCGATGTGGGGCTGACCCCAAATCGTGGCGATTGCGCGGGCGTGCACGGCATTGCGCGCGATCTCGCGGCGGCCGGGCTGGGCCAACTCAAGGACACGAGCGTTGAGGCGGTTCCCGCCACCGCGGGCGCATCGCCCATCGCGGTGCGCGTGGATGGCGACATCTGCAGGATGTTTTCGGGCCGACTGGTCCGCAACGTTACGAACGGCCCTTCCCCCCAATGGATGCAGGACCGGCTGCGGGCCGTGGGCCTGCGGCCCATCAACGCGCTGGTCGATATCACCAATTACGTCTCGCTCGACCGGGCGCGTCCGCTGCACGTCTATGACGCCGACAAGCTGACGGGCAATATCGCGGCGCGCATGGGGCGGACCGGGGAGAGCTTTGCGGCACTCGACGGCAAGACTTATGCCGTCGATGAAACCATGTGCGTTATCGCCGACGATCAGAAGGTGCTGGGGCTCGGCGGTATCATCGGCGGGGAAGAGACCGGCTCGAGCGATGAGACGACAAATGTGTTCATCGAATGCGCCTGGTTCGAACCGACCGCGATTGCCGCTGCCGGGCGCAAGACGGGGATCAATTCGGATGCCCGCTATCGCTTCGAGCGCACTGTGGACCCTGAAAGCGTCAAACCGGGGATAGAGCTGGCAACGCGGCTGGTGATGGAATTGTGCGGCGGGGAGCCGGCGGAAACCGTCATCGCGGGCCATGTGGGTTCGCCCGGGACGGTGATCGATTTTCCGTTCAGCGAGATCGAACGGCTGACCGGGCTGACCGTGGCAGCCGACGAGGCGACCGCAATATTGACGCGGCTGGGATTTGAGGTTTCCGGATCGGGCGAAGTGGTCAGGGTTGGCGTTCCCTCCTGGCGGCCCGATGTGACCATGAAGGCCGACCTCGTCGAAGAGGTGATGCGTATCGTGGGCGTCGACCGCGTGCCGGTCGAGCCGCTGCCGCGGCTTTCGGGCGTGGCACCGAAAATGCTGACCCCGATCCAGAACCGCCGCCGCATCGCGCGGCGGGCGCTGGCGGCGCGCGGCATGGACGAAGCCATGACATGGTCTTTCATTTCCACCGATTTCGCCCAAGCCTTCGGCGGCGGCAGCCCCCAATTGCGGCTGGCCAACGCCATTGCCTCGGACATGACCGACATGCGGCCCTCGCTCCTGCCGGGCCTGCTTTCGGGTGCGGCGCGCAATGGCAATCGCGGGTTCGACGATGTGGCATTGTTCGAGGTGGGGCAGGTGTTCCTCTCGGATGCGCCGGAGGGGCAGCGCAATTATGCGACGGGCATCCGCACGGGCACCGCAGGGCCCTCCGGCGCGGGCCGGCACTGGCAGGGCAAGGCCGACAAGGTCGGTGTTTACGATGCCAAGGCGGACCTGGGCGCGGTACTCGACGCCTTGGGCGTCGATATCGACAAGGTGCAGGTGGTGGCCGAACCGGCACAATGGAGCCATCCGGGCCGGGGCGGACGCATCCAGCTCGGGCCCAAACTGATCCTTGGCTGGTTCGGGGAACTGCACCCGGTCATGGCGGAAAAATTCGACCTCGATGGACCGGTTGCCGCTTTCGAGATCGATCTCGATGCACTGCCCGAACCGCGAAAAAAGGCCACGAAAGCCAGGCCGCCGCTGGCGCTATCGGCATTGCAGCCGGTGCGGCGTGATTTCGCCTTTGTCGTGGATACAAATGTCGAGGCCGCCGGCCTGCTGCGCGCGGCCCGCGGTGCCGACAAGGCGCTGATCAGCGACGTGACGATTTTCGACGTCTTTGCGGGTGCTCATGTGGGCGAAGGCAACAAATCGGTGGCGATAGAAGTTACCCTGCAACCAAGGGACAAGACGCTAACCGACGAGGAGATCGAGGCCGTGGCGGGAAAGATCGTGGCAGCGGTGGAAAAGGCGACAGGGGGCGTGTTGCGTGGGTGA
- a CDS encoding CAP domain-containing protein, translated as MIEITRRRFLTLSATGGAALMLAACSSGTLVMTTERATPVSSVSIAEAAEKLNAMRAARNLPLLTHNATLQKVAEEQARLMAENRNVAHTAAPEQTLHTRLRRMGFGGGAGENLAGGPPNLDTAIAGWLKSPSHNKTMVNPDYVQFGIAIERGPSTTYNTYGTYWALLLGVRSPAGRP; from the coding sequence ATGATCGAAATCACCCGTCGCCGATTCCTCACCCTTTCCGCAACCGGCGGCGCTGCATTGATGCTGGCGGCCTGCTCGTCGGGCACGCTCGTCATGACCACCGAACGGGCAACGCCCGTGTCCTCGGTCTCGATTGCCGAAGCGGCCGAAAAGCTCAACGCCATGCGCGCGGCGCGCAATCTGCCGCTCCTCACCCACAACGCCACCTTGCAAAAGGTTGCCGAGGAACAGGCCCGGCTGATGGCTGAAAACCGCAACGTCGCCCACACCGCCGCCCCCGAACAGACCCTTCACACCCGCCTGCGCCGCATGGGCTTTGGCGGTGGGGCTGGCGAAAACCTCGCCGGTGGCCCGCCCAATCTCGATACCGCAATCGCGGGCTGGCTCAAATCGCCCTCCCACAACAAGACCATGGTCAACCCCGATTACGTCCAGTTCGGCATCGCCATAGAGCGCGGCCCGTCGACGACCTACAACACATACGGCACCTATTGGGCCCTGCTCTTGGGCGTCCGCTCCCCCGCCGGCCGCCCCTGA
- a CDS encoding DUF4160 domain-containing protein, with translation MVKDGREAKIWLCDLSVAVNLGYNARELNEIMRATRDHQQAFLEAWNDYFGA, from the coding sequence ATCGTCAAGGACGGTCGGGAAGCAAAGATCTGGCTGTGCGACCTCAGCGTTGCCGTCAATCTGGGGTATAATGCCCGGGAACTGAACGAGATCATGCGAGCGACACGCGATCATCAACAAGCCTTTCTGGAGGCATGGAATGACTACTTTGGTGCTTGA
- a CDS encoding putative hydro-lyase produces MDDAATLQRFETGAALRAACRAGIWDRPTSGLAQGFQQGNIVILPRALADDFLRYCTRNPKPAPILGVSEPGDPSLPTLGADIDIRTDVPRYRVFRDGEPAEILTDLNALWRDDFVTFVLGCSFSFETALLRAAIPVRHIEAGRNVPMYKTNIETQSAGPFGGPMVVSMRPFTPADAIRAIVLSSYLPQAHGAPVHLGDPSAIGIADIATPDFGEAPDIHEGDVPVFWACGVTPQSAIRHARPPIAITHEPGHMLVTDLRADIG; encoded by the coding sequence ATGGATGATGCCGCCACCCTCCAGCGTTTCGAAACAGGCGCCGCCCTGCGCGCCGCCTGCCGCGCCGGAATTTGGGACCGCCCGACCTCGGGCCTGGCGCAGGGCTTCCAGCAGGGCAACATCGTCATCCTGCCCCGCGCCCTGGCCGATGATTTCCTGCGCTATTGCACCCGCAATCCCAAGCCCGCCCCCATTCTCGGCGTCTCCGAGCCCGGCGACCCTTCGCTCCCCACCCTCGGCGCCGATATCGACATCCGCACCGACGTCCCCCGATACCGCGTCTTCCGCGATGGCGAGCCCGCCGAAATCCTCACCGACCTCAACGCCCTCTGGCGCGACGATTTCGTGACCTTCGTTCTGGGCTGCTCGTTTTCCTTCGAAACCGCCCTCCTGCGCGCCGCCATCCCCGTCCGCCACATCGAGGCCGGCCGCAACGTGCCGATGTACAAAACCAACATCGAGACCCAGAGTGCCGGCCCCTTCGGCGGCCCCATGGTCGTCTCGATGCGCCCCTTCACGCCGGCCGATGCCATCCGCGCCATCGTCCTCTCGTCCTACCTGCCGCAGGCCCACGGCGCTCCCGTCCACCTGGGCGATCCCTCGGCCATCGGCATCGCAGATATCGCCACCCCCGATTTCGGCGAGGCCCCCGATATCCACGAGGGCGACGTCCCGGTCTTCTGGGCCTGCGGCGTCACCCCCCAATCGGCCATCCGCCATGCAAGGCCGCCCATCGCCATAACCCACGAACCCGGGCACATGCTCGTCACCGATCTCAGGGCCGATATCGGCTGA